Within the Paenibacillus sp. AN1007 genome, the region CCAATCCTGCATTGAAATTTGAATCCTCTCCTTTTTATGTGAATCAGGAATTGATGGACTTGGGTGAAGAGGAACGGCCTTTGCGAGGCGGGGTCAGTTCTTTTGGCTTCAGCGGCACTAACGCACATGTGGTTCTAGAAGAATACGTTTCATCCAAAACCGTACCCGAAGCTTCGGAGCAAGAGCCCCATCTGTTTGTGTTATCTGCTGCGAATGATCGGGCATTGAATGACCTGGTCAGAATGTATCTTCGGTACACCAGGGAGAACCGTGATGTTCGCATTCAACAGATCTGTTATACGGCAAGTAGGGGAAGAGCCAGTCTTGATTACCGGCTCGCGATCGTAATAACGAGTACGCAGGAATTGTATGAGAAATTGGAACACATTACACGCGGTGAAAATAAGCTTACAGATGTTTACTTTGGCTGTACCCCAAAAGACAGAACACTCGTTTTTGAGCATCTCTATGCACTGCCAAAGGCAGAATCCTTACGTTCATTCGGGGAACTGTTTACACGAGGCGCAGTGATTGATTGGGAGAGGTTTTATGATGGTGAAGGTATCTCCAAAATTCCTTTACCTTTATATCCATTTGAACAGAAAAGGTGTTGGATTGAAGTCAAGCAGCCGATACCTGTGACACATAGGGAAGAAAGGGACGTGCTTCCTATGGAGAAAAATATAGATGATGTGCAGTTGAAAATTAAGACAAGCATCAGTCGTGCATCCGGTCTGAAGCTGGCAGAGTTAGATGATCATGCACACTTTTTGCAGATGGGGCTGGACTCTATCATTCTTGTGCAGATCCAGAAAGAAATATCAGACGGATTTGGCCTGGACATTCCAATGGAAATGTTTTTTGAAACCCTCACGAATATCAATTCTTTAGTGCAATATGTGGCAGAAAATACGAAAGTAATGGATAGTTCCGCACACTTAGATGATGTACCAGAGCAGGAACATTCTGAGCAGCGATTTACTGCATCGGTCCCTCACACTAATCAGGTCCAATCTGCAGCGAATTCAGAGCAAGTTGTTTTGTCAGCGATTCAACTGATGGAATCCCAATTAAAAAGCCTGAATTTGCTGCTCGGCGAGCAGACGGCTGCTCGAGTAACTTCTTTGCCAATACAGCATCATGCACAGAACGAACCCCACGAAGTTAAACAACGCATAGAAGTACCGCTAAAAAGGGAAGACAATGCAATGGAAAAAGTCACATCGAATTCCGATTCCAAAGAAATCAAGCCATTTATACCGTATCAATCAATAAAAATTCAGGAAGAAAGTACATTCTCGGAGCTGCAGAACCAGTATATTGAACAATTTATAGCGAAATATACTGCTAAAACGATCGGCTCCAAGTTACAAACAGATCGCACTCGTTATGTGCACGCCAACAATCGCAATGCTGCTGGATTCCGTTCATATTGGAAGGAAATGGTGTATCCTATTATCGCAGCACGTGCTGATGGATCTAAACTATGGGATATCGATGGGAATGAATATTTGGATCTGACGATGGGATTTGGTGTAAATCTATTTGGCCATAATCCAACGTTTATCCGAAATATAATGGCCGAAAGCATTCAGGGACAGATGCCCCCGTTAGGCCCAATGTCAGACTTGGCAGGAGATGCTGCAGCCAAAATTTCGGAGTTGACGGGTGTAGAACGTGTCGCATTTTATAATTCAGGAACAGAAGCCGTCATGGTTGCGCTGCGTTTGGCGAGAGCAGTAACGGGGCGTTCCAAAGTTGTATTATTTTCCGGATCCTATCATGGTACACACGACGGCGTATTAGGTGTGGCGAATCCCGCCCAGACCCTGTCTTCTGCACTGCCCATGGCTCCTGGTATTGTCAAAAGCGCTATCGATGATTTGATCATTTTGAATTATAACCATCCGCAGTCCCTTGAACTGATTCGTCAGATGGGTGATGAATTGGCTGCGGTTCTCGTTGAGCCCGTACAGAGTCGGAGACCTGATCTGCAGCCAACCCAGTTCCTGCATGAGCTTCGAGAGATTACAGCACAATCGGGCACTGCACTTATTTTTGATGAAGTCATCACCGGATTTAGAATCGGGTTAGGCGGAGCACAGGAATGGTTTGGCGTTCAGGCTGATTTGGTCACCTATGGAAAAGTGGTTGGCGGAGGGCTGCCTATTGGCATCGTGGCGGGCAAAGCTGAATTCATGAGTGCCGTAGATGGAGGAACCTGGAACTTTGGTGATCAATCATACCCTTCAGATGCGGATAAAAAAACGTTTGTTGGTGGGACGTTCTGCACCCATCCGCTTACGATGCGAGTAACTTTAGCGGTACTGCAGCACCTTCAAGCCGAAGCAGGAACTTTATATAAAGAATTAAATGAGAGAACAGAGGATCTTGTAAATGAATTAAATGAATTTTTTAATACCTCCAATGTACCTATTCAGATGGTGAACTTCGGATCACTATTCAGGTTTATTTCCTTTGGTGACATGGAGCTGTTTTTCTACCATTTGATCCATAAAGGTTTATATATTTGGGAAGGTCGCAATTGTTTTATTTCTACGGTTCATTCCAAGGACGACATGAATACAATCATTAAGATTGTGAAAGAGACGGTCTATGATCTGCAGCAGTTGGGCTTTATTCCCGGTGCTTCGCCTGTTATGGAAGTTCCCCTGTCTTTGGACCAGAAACAATTATTACTAACTACACTGCACGGTGAAGATGCAAATGCTGCATTAAATCAGCATGTTATTTTAAAAATGAAAGGCCATATGAACCCGTCCGCTCTGGAACAGGCTGTGAATCAGATCGTGCAGCGTCATGAAGCGCTGCGAACGATCGTTCATGCAGACCGTGAAACACAGGAAATCCGAGCACTCATGGAATTTCAGTGCACGTGGCTTGATTTCACCATGTATGCCGGAGAGAAGCAGGAGCAGGAGATATCACGTTGGTTATCGAGCAATGCGAGTGAAGCGTTCAACCTGCAATCCGATGAACCTCTGTTTAGAATAACTTTGCTTAAACAGGCAGCGGATCAATATGTTATGGTGCTGACTTTTCATCACATTATTGCAGATGGCTGGTCGATCGCTCTGTTCATTCAGGAATTGGAGCAGATATATGCTGCTCTTGTTCGGGAGGTCCCGATTCGATTGGCTGAAGCCGCTCCATTCCGGGAATATTTGACCTGGCAGCGGCTTGAACATGCAAAGGGAGCGTTTGCCGAAGGAATTCAGTTCTGGAAAGATCGGTTCTCCTTGTCTTATCCACGCATCATGCTGCCAACGGAATATTCCGATGGCATGCAAAAGGGATACTCAGGTGAACGATACTCGATTAAGCTGGACCATCAATTAACCACATCCTTGCGAACTCTGAGTATAACGAAGAAAAACAGTTTGTTCGTCACGATGTTTGCAGCATTCCATTTATATTTGCATCAACTTACCGGTGAATCCCAGCTTGTTATTGGGGTACCAGCAGCGGGGCAGTCCCATATGGGGAAAAACGAACTGATGGGTAACTGTGTCAATATACTCCCTGTTCATTCTGCCGTGCTGGCGGAGCGGTCTGTTTCAGAGCATATGGTTCAGCTTAAGGAGACGCTGGCTCTTGTCATGAAGCACCAGCGCGTTCCATTACCGATGGTAACCGAGCAGCTTGCACCTATGAAGGCACCGGAGACCCGCATTTTATTTAATATGGACAGAACGATTCATCATCTCCAATTCGAGAATATGGAGACGCAGTTTATTTCGTATCCGATCAAACATATTTCTTATGATTTATTTCTCAATATTACGGATGTGGATCGTGAATTGTATCTTGATTTTGATTACAATACCGATCTGGTTGGACATGAAATGATGAAGTTGTGGTGCGAAGGATTCAAAAGCTTGCTTCAAGGCATGGTGAGCCATCCGGAAGCTGAAATCTCATCTTTATCATTATTTTCAGATCAGCAGCAGGTGCAGCTGCATGATATGTACAGTCAGTTTAAAACTGAGCATGCTGCTGGCGTTAGGCGTACTGCCGAGTTTGTGTATCCGGCTAACGGTATTGAACAAAAGCTGGCGCAGATTTGGGAGGACGTATTGTCCGTGAATCAAGTGGGCAGGAATGATCACTTTTTTGATCTCGGAGGAAATTCGCTTCAGGCCACCTTGATGCTCTCCAAAGTCCATCAGCAGTTTCAGCAGCAGATTTCGATCGTTCAATTATTCAAGAATAAACGACTGAATGAGCTTGCCAGTCTGATTACAGGGGAGAGTGATAGTACACTCGTTCCGATTAAACCGGTTGACATCAAAGCGTTTTACGAGACTTCTCCCGCACAACAACGAATCTATTTTCTGGATCAATTTGAACCGAACAGTGTGTTTCAGAATATGTGCGGTCATCTCACGGTCAGAGGACATATCGATGAAGCTGGATTGATTGGTGCATTAGAACAAATTGTGCAGCGTCACGAAGCTTTTCGTACAAGTTTTCATTTGATTGATGGAGAGCTTTATCAAACCATCGCACCTTCCATTGAGTTTCAAGTGAAACGATCAGAACTGAGTCAAGATTCATTGGACCAGCAGGTTAAGTCGTTTACGAGACCATTTGACTGCTCACAAGCTCCATTAATACGTGCCGAATTCATTCGTGCAGATGCGGATCATGCTGAGATTCTAATTGAGATGCATCATATTATATCGGATGGGTATTCGGTGGGTATTCTTGCTAATGAACTTATTGATATATATGAAGGAAAAAGCATGCCGGAGATCAAGGTTGAATACAAGGACTTTACCGCCTGGCAGAAAGACTACATGGCAGGTGACGCCTACAAAGAGCAGGAGAAATACTGGCTGGATCAATTCAGCGGGGAAATCCCTTATTTGAATCTGCCTACCGATTTTGTTCGAACACCTCACTTGACTTCGGCGGGGTCAAGGCTGTCATTTGTTCTGGAACCGCATTTGAAAGAATCTTTGGAGCGACTCGCCAAACAGACGGGCACCACGCTGTTTATGGTGTTGTTGGCAGCGTATAATGTGCTGCTTCATCGATATACGGCCCAAGAGGATATTATTTTAGGAACGCCAACATCCGGAAGAAATCATCCGGATGTCGAGCATATGATCGGCGTCTTTATTCAGACGGTGGCAGTTCGATCACAGCCTGCCGCGAATAAGTCATTTCGATGCTATCTTGAAGAGATCAAAAATCAATCTCTGGATGCACTCGCTAACCAAGACTATCTTTTTGACCATCTAGTCGAGAAGTTAAACACGCATCGTGAGACGACGGGAACGGCACTATTTAATACCATGTATCTTTTTCAAAATACAGCATTGAACCAAAGAAAGAAAAAGGACTGTCATTTCAAGGTGAGAGAGATTAACGTCGGCGTATCCTTGTATGATCTGATGTTCGTTGTCGAAGATGATAATGAGGGCCTGGAGATGCATTTGAATTACAAGACAGATCTGTTTGAACGAAGCACCATTGAACGCATGAAGACACATCTGCTTCATATCCTCAGAGACATCGTAATCAAACCGGATATGTTATTGTCCGATATTCAAATGCTGTCTGAACAAGAGCAGTACGTCCTTTTACATGAATTTAACGACAATGCCATGGACTATTCTCGAGAATATACCATTCAGGAAAGATTCGAGGCACAGGTCGCAAGGACACCTGACCAATTGGCCGTTAGTTATGGTGATCAGCGATTAACGTATCGTGAATTGAATGAACGGGCGAATCAACTGGCCCATACGCTGAGAGCTGAAGGTGTGGGTGCGGACCAACTCGTAGGCATCATGACAGATCGCTCCATGGACATGATCGTTGGCATCTTTGGCATTTTAAAAGCAGGCGGGGCGTATGTTCCGCTTGATCCGGAATCTCCCGAAGATCGTATGCAGCATATGCTGCGTGACTCAGGAGCAAAGTTGTTAGTTGTGCAGAAGCACCTCAAACAAAGGGTGTCTTTTGATGGCAAAATAATCGATTTAAACGATGAAAAAACATATGCATCTGAGCTCTCCAACTTGAAGGCGACAGGCGATTTCAGAAGCTTAGCTTATGTAATCTATACTTCAGGTACAACGGGTATGCCGAAAGGTGTGATGATCGAACACGCTCAAGTTGTTCATCTGGTTACTTCGCTGTACAGCCAGGTCATTGATGAGCCGAATAGGGGTCTGCACATTGCTGTGCTGGCACCTTATTATTTCGATGCATCGGTGAAGCAGATTTTTGGCGCGCTGCTGTCCGGACATGCTTTGTTTGTCGCGGACAGGGAAGTGGTAGGAGATGGACAAGAACTAATAAATTTTTACAAGCGGTATCGAATTGATCTGACCGATGGTACACCTGCGCACTTGAAATTGCTCAGCAGGGCAAAAGACGTGCAGGGAATCTCGTTAAAATATATGCTCATTGGCGGAGAGGCTCTTTCTCAGCAAAGTGCAGCTGAATTAAATACGTTGTTCACGCTTAGCTATGCAGCACCACCAACGATTATAAACGTGTATGGTCCGACCGAATGTTGTGTCGATGCTGCGGCTTACCGTATCGGTCCGGAGGAGCTTCAGACAGAAAATAGACGAGATCATCTGCCGATTGGCCGAGCATTAGGAAACAACCGCTTGTATGTATTGAACAAACATGAACAAGTTCAGCCAATAGGTGTTGTAGGAGAACTATGTATTTCCGGCGACGGTGTAGGCAGAGGGTATTTGAACCTGCCCGAGCTGACGGCAGAGAGATTCGTACGTGATCCTTTTGTACAAGGTGCGACCATGTATAAAACTGGAGATATGGTCAGATGGCTGCCGGACGGCATTATGGAGTATCTGGGACGAATCGATCATCAAATTAAGATCCGCGGTTACCGGATTGAAGTGGGCGAAGTGGAAGCAGCTTTGTTACATGTACCCGGTGTGAAAGAAGCGATCGTTACGGCGCATGAGGATACAGACGGGGACAAATCTCTATGTGCTTACTTCACTGCGGATTTCGAACAAACCGCTGCAGCGTTGAAACAGACTCTCTCCACCATGCTGCCCAATTATATGGTTCCAGCTTACTTTATACAGCTGCAAAAGATGCCTCTGACATCTAACGGGAAGGTTAATCGCCGTTTACTTCCGCCTCCGCTGGAAAATATGCTGACGGGAAGTGACTATATTGAAGCCCGAACAAGCACAGAAAAAGCGCTACTGCCCATTTGGAAGGATGTACTTGGTGTAGATAAAATCAGTATAAAAGACAGTTTCTTTGATATAGGTGGCAATTCCTTACGCGCAACAAAGCTGGCTTACAAAATTCATCAAAACCTGAGTATTCGTATCTCGGTCAGAAACGTCTTTGAATGGCAGACGATGCAGCAAATGGCCCAGTCTATAGATCAGATGGAGCAGCAGGCTAACCGGTCCATTCCTCAAGCAGCAGAAAAAGAATATTATCCTATTTCTTCTGCACAGATGAGGATGTACATTATGAGCATTAAATCCGGTGAGGAACTCATATACAACATGTCAGGCATGTTCAGAATGGAAGGAAAGCTCGATCGGACAAGATTAGAAGAAGCTTTCCAGCAGTTAGTAGATCGTCATGAATCTCTTCGGACAGCTTTCAAAGTTATCCATGGAGAGCCCAAACAAATCATATATCCTGAGGTGAAATTTGTTATTGAGTCTATCCAGGCAGCGGAACACGACCTGGAAGATCAAGTGCAGCAGTTTATTCGCATATTTGATCTCGGACAAGCACCGCTTATGAGAGCTGGACTGATTGAACTTCAACAGGACTGCCATGTACTGCTGGTTGATCTGCATCATATTATTGCTGATGGATTATCTGTGCAGATTCTAATGACCGAACTCAGCAAGTTATATTGCGGAGAAGAGTTATCTCCTCTTCGAATCCAATATAAGGATTATGCGGAGTGGCAGCAGAGCGAGCTTCAAAGCGATTGGATGAAAAAGCAGGAGCAGTATTGGCTCGAGGTTTTCAATGAGGAGATTCCGCTGCTGGAACTGCCAACAGATTATGAAAGACCTGACACGCTTCGTTATGAGGGAGATCGTTTGGACATTGTGGTGAAAGATGACATCGCTGCAGGGTTGAGAGAATTAGAGGTTCAGACAGGAACAACATTATACATGATTCTGCTCGCGGCTTATACCATTCTGTTATCTAAATATAGTGGACAAGAAGATATCATCGTGGGTATGCCGATTGCGGGAAGAACACATGCGGAGCTGGAGCCGGTGATGGGCATGTTCGTAAATACACTGGCTGTTCGCAATCAGCCTGCGGGCGATAAAACTTTTGCAGCATATCTGCTGGAAGTCAAAGAAAATATGCTGAACGCTTATGAAAATCAGGATTATCCATTCGAGGAATTGATCAAAAAAATTGATCTGACCAAGGATGCACGGCGAAATCCGTTGTTCGACACGATGTTTGTACTGCAGAATACAGGCTCGTCAGAACTGCAAATGGATGGTATCACCTGTCAGCCTTACGCTCCCAATAATTATGTGTCCAAGTTCGATTTAACGCTGTATGTCACCCAGTCAGATCATCGATTGGAAGCCGTTTTTGAATACAGCACAGTTCTGTTTGAGAAAACAGCGATTGAAGCCATGTCACAAAATTTGCTGCTGATTCTGACAACGATATGCCTTGAACCTCATAAGGAAATCAAACACATTAAATTAAATGAAGAAGACATGGATGATCATTCGCTGACCGAGCTGATGGAGATGGATTTTTTCTGAATGAGCCTAAATTATAAATAGTGATCGGGGTGCCGTATGTCTATATTTAAGAAACAAGAATTGTATTGGGCAGGCCGATTTGAAGAAGAAGATGTTCTTGTTCATCTGCCGTATTGCCGGATAGATTCCAAACATACAGATGATCCACAACATGCAAATTTTATTGATAAGAAGATGTCCGTTGACGTTTCTAATCAAATCATGTCGATTTCCAGAAATATCCCCAAGGCTGTGTACACCCTATTGTTAGCTGGAGTTCAATGTCTGTTATACAAATACACGAATGAAAGCACCATCATTATGGGCATGAGAGCGATGGAAGAGCACGAGGGGGATTTATCCCCCTCGAATAAGGTTCTTCTCTTAAAAAATAATATCGATT harbors:
- a CDS encoding amino acid adenylation domain-containing protein, giving the protein MYTSQFQTLVDVIRDRSKMTDRGIRFIDSDKMETLVSYRQLLDEAKGYLGYLQSVGIKPGQEIIFQIQENKCFLVAFWACLLGGMIPVPVSIGEDEDQNMKVYRIWELLNAPFMIASEKVLEKMKKFALEHELTDFYRHLQKRAEIIHDRVYEYETVKYSEPKSEDLAFIQFSSGSTGDPKGVMLTHRNLIYNACGAINCAKISANDSFLSWMPLTHDMGLIGFHLVPLVAGINQYLMPTELFIRKPILWMKKVNQHQATILSSPNFGYKYFLNFFREDKAQGWNLSCVRIIYNGAEPILPEVCDEFLNVLSAYQLKKTAMFTVYGLAEASVAVSFPETDKEFEAVYVHRGHLNFGEHVIEVEKDAAHVASFAVVGQAVDYCRIRICDEEMNPVPDRMIGKIQIQGDNVTQGYYNNPSATEKLFTRDGWVNTGDLGFMMNGNLVVTGREKDIIFINGKNIYPHDIERAATQLHEIELGRVAACGVFDSNSQSEEIIVFVVYKKKVEHFLPLVRDIKKHLYIYGGWSVKEVLPIKKLPKTTSGKIQRYQLAKQYEAGKFASESANIEAALVNDKNRQKASVSVQVLERELLSLFAEVMVGKKIELEDSYFDMGATSLQLAQIAERIEEKYGEELAVTDLFTYPSITDLAGYLAGDRRSEHKRANLAKESQPSSNDIAIIGMSMNLPGASNADEFWRVLAEGRHFIKDYPEPRIKDAVDYIHSIHSEMNEMEWIKGGYLDQIDQFDYSFFGLTPRSAQFMDPNQRMFLQTAWHTLEDAGYAGEETSGSQVGVYVGYSKVGYDYERLITANYPSEIKHYIIGNLPSVLASRIAYFLNLKGPAITIDTACSSSLAAVHMACRGLLAGDCEMAIAGGIRTALLPISIGLDMESPDALTRTFSEDANGTGFAEGVGAVMLKPLQQAVKDKDHIYGVIKGSAINQDGKTVGITAPNPESQTSVIEHAWQQAGITPDTLHFIEAHGTGTKLGDPVEFNALRKAFEKYTDRKQFCAIGSAKANMGHSFEAAGITGLIKSVLMLQHRTIPPLVHFDSPNPALKFESSPFYVNQELMDLGEEERPLRGGVSSFGFSGTNAHVVLEEYVSSKTVPEASEQEPHLFVLSAANDRALNDLVRMYLRYTRENRDVRIQQICYTASRGRASLDYRLAIVITSTQELYEKLEHITRGENKLTDVYFGCTPKDRTLVFEHLYALPKAESLRSFGELFTRGAVIDWERFYDGEGISKIPLPLYPFEQKRCWIEVKQPIPVTHREERDVLPMEKNIDDVQLKIKTSISRASGLKLAELDDHAHFLQMGLDSIILVQIQKEISDGFGLDIPMEMFFETLTNINSLVQYVAENTKVMDSSAHLDDVPEQEHSEQRFTASVPHTNQVQSAANSEQVVLSAIQLMESQLKSLNLLLGEQTAARVTSLPIQHHAQNEPHEVKQRIEVPLKREDNAMEKVTSNSDSKEIKPFIPYQSIKIQEESTFSELQNQYIEQFIAKYTAKTIGSKLQTDRTRYVHANNRNAAGFRSYWKEMVYPIIAARADGSKLWDIDGNEYLDLTMGFGVNLFGHNPTFIRNIMAESIQGQMPPLGPMSDLAGDAAAKISELTGVERVAFYNSGTEAVMVALRLARAVTGRSKVVLFSGSYHGTHDGVLGVANPAQTLSSALPMAPGIVKSAIDDLIILNYNHPQSLELIRQMGDELAAVLVEPVQSRRPDLQPTQFLHELREITAQSGTALIFDEVITGFRIGLGGAQEWFGVQADLVTYGKVVGGGLPIGIVAGKAEFMSAVDGGTWNFGDQSYPSDADKKTFVGGTFCTHPLTMRVTLAVLQHLQAEAGTLYKELNERTEDLVNELNEFFNTSNVPIQMVNFGSLFRFISFGDMELFFYHLIHKGLYIWEGRNCFISTVHSKDDMNTIIKIVKETVYDLQQLGFIPGASPVMEVPLSLDQKQLLLTTLHGEDANAALNQHVILKMKGHMNPSALEQAVNQIVQRHEALRTIVHADRETQEIRALMEFQCTWLDFTMYAGEKQEQEISRWLSSNASEAFNLQSDEPLFRITLLKQAADQYVMVLTFHHIIADGWSIALFIQELEQIYAALVREVPIRLAEAAPFREYLTWQRLEHAKGAFAEGIQFWKDRFSLSYPRIMLPTEYSDGMQKGYSGERYSIKLDHQLTTSLRTLSITKKNSLFVTMFAAFHLYLHQLTGESQLVIGVPAAGQSHMGKNELMGNCVNILPVHSAVLAERSVSEHMVQLKETLALVMKHQRVPLPMVTEQLAPMKAPETRILFNMDRTIHHLQFENMETQFISYPIKHISYDLFLNITDVDRELYLDFDYNTDLVGHEMMKLWCEGFKSLLQGMVSHPEAEISSLSLFSDQQQVQLHDMYSQFKTEHAAGVRRTAEFVYPANGIEQKLAQIWEDVLSVNQVGRNDHFFDLGGNSLQATLMLSKVHQQFQQQISIVQLFKNKRLNELASLITGESDSTLVPIKPVDIKAFYETSPAQQRIYFLDQFEPNSVFQNMCGHLTVRGHIDEAGLIGALEQIVQRHEAFRTSFHLIDGELYQTIAPSIEFQVKRSELSQDSLDQQVKSFTRPFDCSQAPLIRAEFIRADADHAEILIEMHHIISDGYSVGILANELIDIYEGKSMPEIKVEYKDFTAWQKDYMAGDAYKEQEKYWLDQFSGEIPYLNLPTDFVRTPHLTSAGSRLSFVLEPHLKESLERLAKQTGTTLFMVLLAAYNVLLHRYTAQEDIILGTPTSGRNHPDVEHMIGVFIQTVAVRSQPAANKSFRCYLEEIKNQSLDALANQDYLFDHLVEKLNTHRETTGTALFNTMYLFQNTALNQRKKKDCHFKVREINVGVSLYDLMFVVEDDNEGLEMHLNYKTDLFERSTIERMKTHLLHILRDIVIKPDMLLSDIQMLSEQEQYVLLHEFNDNAMDYSREYTIQERFEAQVARTPDQLAVSYGDQRLTYRELNERANQLAHTLRAEGVGADQLVGIMTDRSMDMIVGIFGILKAGGAYVPLDPESPEDRMQHMLRDSGAKLLVVQKHLKQRVSFDGKIIDLNDEKTYASELSNLKATGDFRSLAYVIYTSGTTGMPKGVMIEHAQVVHLVTSLYSQVIDEPNRGLHIAVLAPYYFDASVKQIFGALLSGHALFVADREVVGDGQELINFYKRYRIDLTDGTPAHLKLLSRAKDVQGISLKYMLIGGEALSQQSAAELNTLFTLSYAAPPTIINVYGPTECCVDAAAYRIGPEELQTENRRDHLPIGRALGNNRLYVLNKHEQVQPIGVVGELCISGDGVGRGYLNLPELTAERFVRDPFVQGATMYKTGDMVRWLPDGIMEYLGRIDHQIKIRGYRIEVGEVEAALLHVPGVKEAIVTAHEDTDGDKSLCAYFTADFEQTAAALKQTLSTMLPNYMVPAYFIQLQKMPLTSNGKVNRRLLPPPLENMLTGSDYIEARTSTEKALLPIWKDVLGVDKISIKDSFFDIGGNSLRATKLAYKIHQNLSIRISVRNVFEWQTMQQMAQSIDQMEQQANRSIPQAAEKEYYPISSAQMRMYIMSIKSGEELIYNMSGMFRMEGKLDRTRLEEAFQQLVDRHESLRTAFKVIHGEPKQIIYPEVKFVIESIQAAEHDLEDQVQQFIRIFDLGQAPLMRAGLIELQQDCHVLLVDLHHIIADGLSVQILMTELSKLYCGEELSPLRIQYKDYAEWQQSELQSDWMKKQEQYWLEVFNEEIPLLELPTDYERPDTLRYEGDRLDIVVKDDIAAGLRELEVQTGTTLYMILLAAYTILLSKYSGQEDIIVGMPIAGRTHAELEPVMGMFVNTLAVRNQPAGDKTFAAYLLEVKENMLNAYENQDYPFEELIKKIDLTKDARRNPLFDTMFVLQNTGSSELQMDGITCQPYAPNNYVSKFDLTLYVTQSDHRLEAVFEYSTVLFEKTAIEAMSQNLLLILTTICLEPHKEIKHIKLNEEDMDDHSLTELMEMDFF